From a single Arvicanthis niloticus isolate mArvNil1 chromosome 19, mArvNil1.pat.X, whole genome shotgun sequence genomic region:
- the Tmem267 gene encoding transmembrane protein 267 has protein sequence MAFTVLTQLVMASKVEKTRALLPCCSIESLICSVGLGIFCLVADRLLRFSIIQQNNWLRALSDNIVHGVIGLWSWAVVIGIRKKSDFGEVLLAGFLASVIDIDHFVQARSLSLQAALTLPRRPFLHCSTVIPITVVSVKLAMHLFKLRDSWRFLPWMIFISWTSHHIRDGIRHGLWICPFGKTPPLPFWFYVISTLSLPHMCSFLMYLTGTRQTMSSKHGMRIDV, from the exons ATGGCTTTTACTGTACTGACACAGTTGGTGATGGCTTCCAAAGTTGAGAAGACTCGTGCTTTACTTCCATGCTGTAGCATAGAATCCCTCATTTGCAGCGTTGGTCTGGGGATCTTCTGCCTAGTAGCCGACAGACTTCTTCGGTTCTCCATAATTCAGCAAAATAACTGGCTCCGTGCCCTCTCGGATAACATAGTACATGGAGTGATTGGCTTGTGGTCGTGGGCGGTAGTCATTGGAATCAGGAAGAAGTCTGACTTCGGAGAAGTTCTTTTAGCTGGATTTTTAGCATCTGTTATCGATATCGACCATTTTGTTCAAGCTAGATCCCTATCCTTACAG GCAGCTTTGACTCTTCCGAGAAGACCTTTCCTTCACTGTTCCACTGTGATACCCATCACGGTTGTGAGTGTGAAGCTCGCCATGCACTTGTTCAAGCTCAGGGACTCATGGCGCTTTCTTCCGTGGATGATATTCATTTCCTGGACCTCACACCATATCCGCGATGGAATCCGTCACGGCCTGTGGATATGCCCATTTGGAAAAACTCCTCCTTTGCCCTTCTGGTTTTACGTAATAAGCACATTGTCCCTGCCACACATGTGTTCATTCCTTATGTATTTAACAGGGACCAGACAAACAATGTCTTCAAAACATGGAATGCGTATTGATGTCTGA